In Humulus lupulus chromosome 6, drHumLupu1.1, whole genome shotgun sequence, a single genomic region encodes these proteins:
- the LOC133785973 gene encoding secreted RxLR effector protein 161-like: MAKVPYAMALGCLMYIMVSTRPDIAHDLSILSRFMSNPGLEHWNALKWLLRYLKGTTEIGLRYRQMDQKVTLEGFVDADYAASKDTRRSTTSYVFTTNGDCICWKSQQQSVVSLSTTEAEFMATTEAFKEAIWLQGILKELKLLKGKVTVYSDSQSSIHLCKNPVYHEKTKHIDIRLFWIREKIEEEVVELEKVKTEENPADIGTKVLSVGKFRHCLDLLNLSN; encoded by the coding sequence ATGGCAAAAGTCCCTTATGCTATGGCACTAGGGTGTTTAATGTACATCATGGTCAGCACTAGACCAGACATAGCACATGATCTAAGCATTCTTAGCAGGTTTATGTCCAACCCCGGATTAGAGCATTGGAATGCTCTTAAGTGGCTACTTAGATATCTAAAGGGAACTACTGAGATAGGACTGAGATACAGACAAATGGATCAGAAAGTTACACTTGAAGGTTTTGTAGATGCAGACTAtgcagcaagtaaggatacaaggaGGTCAACTACTTCATATGTATTCACAACAAATGGAGATTGCATATGTTGGAAGTCCCAACAACAGTCAGTGGTGTCACTATCAACAACTGAAGCTGAGTTCATGGCCACCACCGAAGCATTCAAAGAGGCAATATGGTTACAAGGAATCTTAAAGGAGCTGAAACTTCTCAAAGGCAAAGTTACTGTGTACTCAGATAGTCAATCATCGATTCATCTATGCAAGAACCCGGTTTACCATGAGAAAACCAAGCACATCGATATTAGACTATTTTGGATTAGAGAGAAGATTGAAGAGGAAGTAGTTGAGCTGGAAAAGGTGAAGACAGAAGAAAATCCTGCTGACATTGGTACTAAGGTGTTATCTGTAGGCAAATTCAGGCATTGCTTGGATTTGCTTAACCTTAGTAACTAA